A segment of the Labrus bergylta chromosome 11, fLabBer1.1, whole genome shotgun sequence genome:
CTTAACTCTATTGTTGGCTGCAtaaaaagctgatgttttttgATAATTCGGGTTAATGTTCATTTAACTTCCGTTAAATATATGCAGAGTTATCAAAGTTAGGCTGGTGTGTGAACTAGGGCCATAAAGCCATACTCACCTAACTTGCCAAAGTTACTAACAGCGATAGAGCCGTGCTGTGGGCATGGGAGAGATGCAATTCTCCCTGTTTAAAGTTAGAATGCTattttcctgcttttattttctgtacaggaaaaacatgaaacaaagatGTAAGTCGCATGTTCATGCaggatttgttttacagttaTTTCATCCAGTTAATGTCACTGGGTCACGTGATACAATGTGAATGTACAGATGGCACAGATTGCAAGACACATTTAGCCCACAGTTCTGTGCATAGATGTTTGTACACATGATAGAGGTGCTTACGAGCTGTGAACGGACTGTGAACATGTGGTGTGCATGCCATTcattgtctctgtttttgtcccttgtgtttgtgcaggacaTGATGATGAGCCCTTTCGGTAGGTTCGACAGCGTGATGTCCAACATGAGAAACAGGATGGAAGAGATGCACAGAAACTTTGTGAGTTAACtcatcaaatcattttttgtccctATCATGTTTTTATGCTGCTTACTCAGCTgcttaactgtgtgtgtgtgtgtgtgtgtgtgtgtgtgtgtgtgtgtgtgtgtgtgtgtgtgttcgcatgtgtgtgtgtgtgtgtgtcaggagaaCATGTCCACAGATTCAAGCAGCCACTCATTCAGCTCCTCGTCAGTCATGACATTTTCAAAGGTTGGGAATGAGCCTCCCAAGGTCTTCCAGGCGAGCTCATCAACACGCCGTGCCCCTGGAGGGGTAAGTACCCCATCAGATATGTAACAGCAGTATAACACAGTACATTAGagcacatttcaaaacattgaacTGAGAGACGTCAGTCCGTCTGTATAGAAATATCACTCGTTCTTTTCTTCCCTGAGTGATCATGGGGATTTCTTCCCTCTGGCATTTCCTTGTTAGACACATTACAATCAAACTTGTCTCTTAGGGGCATATGATGGCTCTGTTCCATTAAGGTGTGTTTGAAATCATTTTGGTGATCCTGCATGCCCAGTATCAAGACCATGGAAATGGCCTCTCTTAATGGAATGCAGTCGTTAATACTATTAATAGCCACACTTGTGTAAGTCAAACTGTCTTTTATCTTACTGGACTAGTTTTCTAAATAAAGGATATTGATTGCTATTCTATGACACTGATGTGCTGATGTTCTGTCATCAGATTAAGGAGACGAGGCAAGCACTGAAAGACTCTGAAAGTGGTGTGGAGAAGATGTCGATTGGTCATCACATCCAGGACAGGGGACATGTTGTGGAGAAGAAATACAACAAGAAGACGGGAGAGAAGGAGTTCAACCAAGACTTTCAGAACTTGGATGAATGTATGTTAAATACTGATGATAATGACAGGCTGCTTACACCCCCTAATAAtcagacaaacaggaagtgatcaaATCATATATGTTTAGGTGGTTTGATCAGTTCAGTTGACTTGTTGAATGACTAACCAGCTCAAGTATTTCTAACTATATCCTGTTCCTCCACCTCCAGCTGAAGCACAAACGTTTGACTCAGAGTGGCAGCAGGAATTATCCAAGTTCCAGCCATCTGGTCCCATGTCTCGTCAGGCAGAACCTCGACTCAGTGGAGTTCACAGGGCAGCTCTCACCGGTCCTGAGCAGGCCGACAGGTAGACGCTAGACACCTACTGTATGCTTTTATTAGAGTATagttatcatgattattctgcAGTTCATTTAGCTTTTAAGCTGTAAATaaccaaattgttttttttccccacagagATAGATCAAAAGGAGAGGCTGAGGGTAAAAGATGTGTGAAATTCTCCGACTCTTCAAAGCAGTGAAAccacctgtatgtgtgtgtgcgctcattAACGTCTTTCAGCCATCATAATGTAAACTCTAGTGCTCTGTACCTACACAGACACCCATGACCCACCCCGCTTTCTTCAAAAAgagatcagaatcagaaggcCCCAAAACGTAGACCTTAAGAGATTTGAACATGTTTAACGTcctacaaaaaaaattaaaggaacATTAATCTtggattcaaatatttgaagtgAAATAAACTGCAGTATGCTTTGAAGAATGAGTGACAAGACTATGTGATCTATATAAATTCTAGTGTTTTGTCTCCTCAGTCATTGGTATACCggtggatgtttttgtgtttaaactgataAAAGTAATTTCTTACAAAAGTGTGTAATAAAGGTACTACTTTTCATTACACATGACATTATGAGTCAAGAGCGATTCGATTCTCATCTTATTTTCATAATgcaacaagacaaaatgtagCAAAATCCACTGATGCACTCAATGTATAGATCGTCTTTTCATTGTATTGTCTAGCACCTGATGCTCTCCATATGAACTGTATATTGTTCTTGCTGTAATCTTtgtaaaaagaaacatattaTTCTTCCTTTTATATGTTCCTGTGGTTTATCATTTACTGAACTCTGTGCTGCACGTTGTTTTCCTGGCAATGACTGGATTATGCTCATTCATTCTCGCCATgttcttgtacattttttttcaagctttaaAAGTCATACGTACCAACACAGACTattgtatgaaaataaaaatgtgaaaatatggaGACTTATCCAGTCTGTTTTTGAATGAATGCTGAACTGTTTGTATGTGACCTGTAAGGAGCCTGTGAGAGGACATACTGTGGTGAACCTCTCGTCTGCTATATAGTGACCCACGGTGATATTTTTGGATAGAGGCACTTGTCTGTCAGTAATTTAGATTGGACTGAGATGTTACACGACTGCAAGCACACCAGGCACCCCTCCCACATGCTTGTGTATCAGTCTTAATTTAACCCTTGAACCCCTGACCAATAGGAAGCTCAAAAAGAATTCAAATGTAAGCATATCCCACTTCTGTTCAAAAGAGAAACTATTCTTCTCCCTCTGTACAGTGGGAGTCTGAATTTCTTTCCTTGCCATATTTCCAGTGTTAAAACCACTAAACTCTGGAttttgaagtgaaatgtttaatgtcagTACCTGCATCCACTCATGATGGGTTGTCAATCACACTCAAACGTTAAAGCCTCatcagcaacatttaaaaatatttaacaaacaaGACTTAGTTTGTGCATCTTAAATAACCAGAAAACATTAGTATCAGTGGAAAGgttttcatatttaatacaAATAAGCTACAAAAGACGTGAATTTTGAGTTGGCAGAACTCTGGCACCACCTGCTGGTCATCTTAGGATATGACTTGTCAGGAATATTTACAGTGCTTACAAGACAACACTTATACAAAAGAAATATTAACCAAATATACAGGATCTTGACAAATAAAACAGCATCCTATGTTTGAGATAATGGGATAGCCCCTTGTATGAAACTCATCATAAACTTCATCTCGATTTCTCAAGGAAAGCAGAGACCATTCCAAAAGTCAGGTGTGGTTCTACATGATTCCCTGAGGCTGTCCCTTTCCTGCGATCTTCTTTGAACACTCCAGCAAAGCATTGTGGATATCCTTGGCGCAGGATATCTGTGACTTGATCATGCCGAGGTACTGGGCATAAGACATGGACTCTGTCTGCACCGTGTCAGGCTTGGTGGCTGTAGGGACCAGGTTGGGCGAATGTTTGGCGCTGTCGATGCTCTGGGAGAGGCACTCATAGGCCAGCCGCTTCACAGAAGAGAGACGAGGTTAGTTTGTAAAGAACATTGTACAGACACAATATATGTGGCTGTTGTGTTTAACATACAGATGAGTTTTCACTTATGACTGCCCATGAGGTCATTCAATCTTGTcttaatgaaataaatgtatatttcacAGCACCTTGTTATAGGCATGCTTGACATAACTGTAATCATTCTTTAAGATAAAATCAGATCGTTATTATGGGACAGTGGCTCAGCTCATGTTAAACAGGGagtttcatttacttttctatattaaaaaaaaaaaaaggaaagaaacagaagatTTGAGTTGAATTATTCTTAAAATCTAGAAATCAGAgagtaaagaaaatgttttttcctaACTGTATAATCTGAGAGATGATCAATGAACGTGCaatcaaaatgttttggattcataacattttgttttgtgttgttttgcgTTTCTTACCAAGCACAGCTCCAGTTGATCGCACAGGGCATAAAACTCCTCCAGGCTTTTGTCAAAGCGCTGCACAGAGGTGTCGCTGCTTTTGCTAAACCAGAGGAAACATtggctgattaaaaaaaacaaaaagaaaactgaaagaaaCCTGACCATCATTGAGAAGAACCCCCAGGCCCGGTTACTTACATGCCGTTGTCAATTGATGTGTTATGGGCCAAATTCATGGAGGCAATCTTCATTAAATTctgaaaaataacaataaaataaaatgtgtattagATCACATTTCAGCTGATTTCATGTATTTGTGAAGCGATAGTAGTTCGACCATGAATTCCAACTTTGGCTCCGCAGACCAAGATGTTTGTGTTACCTGCAGACTCTCCTTCAGCTGTGGAATTAACATCTTAAATCTGTGGACGGGGTCAAAGTCCTGCTGTTGGCTcaactgttgctgctgctgctgttgttgttgttgttgttgtaatgcaTTCGGTTGTTGTAATACGGGTTGAGCCATCGGTCCACCGGGCTGTTGTTGCTGGGACGCCATCTTGCCCGGCTCTGACGCACAACGCCGGAAAATATTTCAATATCCGGTCTGTCTTTTCCACAATAAGAGCCTTCCTGATATACacacagcattttttttctctcccctatATATCTATCATCAAATTGTTATGGCAAGCCTTTCAGGAAAtcaatatattgaatgaaactttgaatatatggaattaaattttgaatatatggaatgaaattttgaatatattgaatgaaactctgaatatatggaatgaaattttgaatatatggaatgaaattttgaatatattgaatgaaactttgaatatatggaatgaaactttgaatatatggactggaactttgaatatattgaatgaaacttttaatATATGGactggaactttgaatatattgaatgaaacttttaatATATGGactggaactttgaatatattgaatgaaacttttaatATATGGactggaactttgaatatattgaatgaaacttttaatATATGGactggaactttgaatatattgaatggaagtCTGTTGTGTTATTTCAGCTTACATTTCagtaagagacaaaaaaaaaaatccctaaagCTGGATGCACAAGGTTCAGCAATGTTTTGTTGAGTATTACTACTCATACGCAGTAAAAGTGTTCCACTAATTGATGATCTTCAAGGTGAAGCTTTCTACATTCCACATTATTCATATCATTTTGAGTATTAACAGCTGCTTCAAAAGAGTTTTGAAGTTCAAGAAAGTATTGGTATATTTCAGCTGATGTCATTTTGCAAATTCAGCAGGGTGTCTTTTTGATGACAACAATGAAACTGGTGGATTTAGAGAACTGAAATCAgcttccattccatatattcagacttcattcaataaattcagacttcattccatatattcagacttcattcaatatattcagacttcattcaatatattaatttcctaaACGGCTTGCCATAAATTGTTGATTTGTGTCATATAAAATGCATATCATGATAAGGTTTGTAGATTAATCAAATGCATTTATGAGTTACCGTTCACAACcataatttgtttttatccaGTCAACCAACTCCTCACTTCTCCTCCAACCTCTGCTCCTCTCTATAGAAGACAAATGGTCGGCAAAAGGGGAAGAACATTTAACAACAAACACCTTTGAATGAATTATGGAAATTTGAATACATTAGACAATCTGATTTTAtccatttctatatttttttactgatcCATATCTAGACTGTATTTAGGTGATTGTGTGGCTGCAGTACATTTTATCACCTTAAATATGCGTATGGCTTTGTGTCACTATTaggctataaaaataaatgattgtcAACATTGCTgattttactttcatttcattaCCATTATCTCAGTGCAAATTAGAACATCACTGTCATTAACATTGTAGTATTTGTACAGTTCTCCCATCTTGCTTAATCTCAAACCTATAGTATGTTTTCAGAGCCAGAAGTGACACATTGGGATAATGATTAACTGATTAACTCTGTGCTGGTTTACAGGTCTTGGCCTGTTATaaacttgtcaatcacaggtaaactaaaataaacatgatgatATAAGTAAAATcaaactttcttctttttttttctttctaattttGAGTCCTTTTTTCCAGCCAGAGGAGTCTCCTTCTACTGGCCATCAGAAATAATGCAGATTATTCTGCTTTGGCTTTAATTTTGaaactattattatttttaagtcTGCCATTTCTCATGTAGACTTCAGTTTATAATTCCATTATCATAACCAAACCCCTGTAAATGAGAGCAAACATGTTTAGATTTAGAAATTCAAATGTACTgtaatttaaattcagacaatATAGCTGTAAAACCATGTTGTAATCATGATAATATCTAGTTTTCAGATATCAGAGGTACTGATATAATTACACTTCAATGTTCAGTCATGTTTTTTGTGAGACTTGCTCCCGACGGTTTTCTTCGCGGAGTCTTGAACGCAGCAGCGGAGAAGGGAGGGCCCTGCAGCCGCTCGGCTCCAGCAGAAACCCCGTAGTGCATCACAACAGCGCCATTCGGTAACTGCAACAGTGTCCAAAATGGCAGGAGCTGATGGAGACGACTCTCTGTACCCTATCGCCGTTCTCATCGATGAACTGCGTAATGAGGACGTGCAGGTAACAACACTAGTTTTTTActttaatctttatttacaaTTTTGAGCAGTATTAAGTATTCTCTCAGTCGGTTCGCCTGAATACCAACTCGCTAACTAGCACAAATGCTAGCTTACGCTCCCGGGCCGAGGCCTACCTGCAGCTTTCCTGACGGGCGCACCCTGCCTTTCCAACATAGCTAATTCGGTggcttgattacattttttgggggggtctGTAATAATGTTAATTGTGCATTTTGGTGCATCTATCAGCTGAACTATAATGAGAGTTAAATGAATTGGGTTGGACAAACCTATTGGGTCATGGGTTTAGCCGCTGTTGCTAACCAGTTTCAATTGACAAACCTGAGAGTTAGCAGTCGGTACAGCGGGGCTGTGAAGGCCGCAATTTCGACATGACTGACTATTGCTGTCCTATTTGCTCATTGTTAATGAATTTTACATGTTACAAGTCAAAGTTAATGAAGTTTACATGTTACAAGTCAAAGCTGGGTAACGATAGCTTTCTCACGTCGACGTTTCTCACTGCGGAGACGCTGCCTGAAGGCGAGATAGTAATGTTAacacttttattattatattataatatgtGTTAGGCATGCTGTTTTCTTATCGTCAGGCTTTAAATACCGTTTTGTTGCACAAACTTAACTAAAAGTGTGTAAACTTTGTACACAGTTACGACTGAACAGCATCAAGAAGCTGTCCACGATTGCTTTGGCTCTCGGTGTGGAGAGGACCCGCACCGAGCTCCTACCTTTCCTCACAGGTAATAAAGTCATTTATGTAACTTGTTAAAATCACATGATGTTTTCGACACCGCAGTTATTAACTGAGGGCTGCTTTGATATGGACGTCACGTGATCCTTTCAATCTGTTGTTATACTGTAACTTTACACATTTCCCAGTTACACCGTGAGACCTGACTACATGTACACgcaattctttcttttttttttaacaaatcttCCTGTCATCATTTAGACACCATCTACGATGAAGATGAAGTGCTGTTGGCCTTGGCTGAGCAGCTTGGCAATTTCACTATGTTGGTTGGAGGACCAGAGTACGTCCACTGTCTCTTGGTGAGTGACTGGAGAGTGGATTTCAAATATCATTTATCAGAGGACAGCTCACTACCTGTAATAAagtacaggtaaaaaaaaacaaaaaacaatcgaGCGTTTTGGGTTTTAAAAATagcattattttacatttctgacaCTGCCTGACATCCCAGATGAGTGGAATAAATGGTGAAAACCGCTGCCATATAGATGACTTCCTCTTAGATCAACCTAACCCACAATATATCATTCGTTATAAGTGTCTAAATATTGGCATAATTGAAATGATCCCCTGCCTTTACATTCGTTttaattaaagtaaaaacagtACACACTTTAATGTCTAATAGAGCATTGTTGAAAGATACTGACCCCATCTAACCCCTTTTCCTTTGTGATATGCAGCCTCCTCTGGAGAGCCTTGCTACAGTGGAGGAGACAGTAGTCAGAGATAAAGCTGTTGAGTCCCTGCGGAAGATCTCTCAAGAGCACTCTCCAGTTGACTTGGAGGTCCACTTTGAGCCCTTGGTCAAGCGGCTGGCAAGTGGTGACTGGTTCACTTCTCGTACATCTGCCTGCGGTCTCTTCAGTGTCTGTTATCCTCGTGTCTCCAGCACTGTCAAGGCTGAGATCCGTCAGTAAGTGGCTTTtcaacaaagagaaacatttcattCAATCTAAACCTCCATTTTCTCATTGCATTCtgtacaatataaaaaaaatggcataTCATTTAGTGTAGCACCAGATGTTTTGTCAGTTTTTCTGTGTCTGATAAACTGTTTATTGCTGTGTCTAGGCATTTTCGCACCTTGTGTTCGGATGATACTCCTATGGTGCGTCGTGCTGCAGCATCTAAACTTGGAGAGTTTGCCAAAGTCCTGGAGCTGGATTATGTAAAAAGTGACATTATTTCCCTCTTCACTGCTCTGGCCTCTGATGAGCAGGTATGAAAACTTGCCTTCCTTCTTCAGTGCCTAAACTGCAGTAGCATTCAATGTGTCCATGTCCTTTAAAGTTTATTTGACTGTTAAACTGTTATGATTACTTTTCTATTTTCAGGACTCAGTGCGGCTGCTTGCAGTGGAGGCTTGTGTCAGCATTGCCACACTGCTGCCTCAGGAGGACCTTGAGACACTTGTGATGCCAACCCTGCGTCAGGCAGCAGAAGACAAATCCTGGAGGGTCCGCTACATGGTGGCTGACAAGTTCTCTGAGGTAAGCAGTCAACTTCCTCTCGCTTGCTGTATGCCTGGTGAAGTGTCAGCATTTAGAAAGAAACAATGGgcacctgctttttgtaaaatggCTCAAGGCCTTGACTAATGTTCTTCCAGAGTGCACACATGTTCCCAGACCAAGACCAAATGATGTTTGAGCCTTGGCTTATATCACTTCCCAGTATATGGTAAAAATTCCAttcaattcattaaaaatgtgtaagGCCACTCATCGGCTGGCAAATTTTGGTAAAATTCAGTTAATCCCATCTGTAAATTTGATTCAGAAAACACTTCcctttaatttaaaatcatTCTGGGCTACTAtgttgatgaaaatatttgaaacagTGAAATCTGACAGGCATTAAAGATTTGTAGCCTTCAAGTCTGAAGCATGTTCTTTAACTGAGCAGTGTGAGAGCCTTCTCAATCTGTGAAGTATCCAAAAATGTTGTCACATGAAAAGTCAAATCCAAATGAAGGATAACAGGTTGTATATCTTAAcgatgaaatgtgtgtttttcaccTTTAAGCAAAAAGTCCAAATGTTGAAGTTATTATAAAATAAGttatgttttcacattttctgacTGTATTAGAGACTCTGAACATGCCATCGGAGGGCTGAAAGCAGACTCAGTGACATTACAAGGTCTACTTGGAAATTCAATACGATTCTTGTCAagacaaatcatttaaaaaaataaagttcgACCAGGACAACTTTCACACATTGCCCATGTTGCAAATACAGATTCTCCAATAGTTTTCCCCCTTTGTGGATACCAAACTGGATACCTGCACTGGAATATTGGCAGATtcagggctgggcgatatggaccaaaactcgcATCTTGATACTGATTAGCTGAACGGCGATACTcaatatatatcgatatgttttttattaacagtgaaaacacatgaaaaataaactacctgtttgtgaatttaaaaagtaatattataaaataaaaatgttccttaaatacaataaaaaagagagagaggaggagcagggttaagaggg
Coding sequences within it:
- the mlf1 gene encoding myeloid leukemia factor 1, which encodes MFNSNRREFEEDPFFSDPLRAHREHMRQMMRSFSEPFGGSSVPSLMDGRNCGRDMIEHPSSSQPLRDDHRDMMMSPFGRFDSVMSNMRNRMEEMHRNFENMSTDSSSHSFSSSSVMTFSKVGNEPPKVFQASSSTRRAPGGIKETRQALKDSESGVEKMSIGHHIQDRGHVVEKKYNKKTGEKEFNQDFQNLDESEAQTFDSEWQQELSKFQPSGPMSRQAEPRLSGVHRAALTGPEQADRDRSKGEAEGKRCVKFSDSSKQ
- the med29 gene encoding mediator of RNA polymerase II transcription subunit 29 codes for the protein MASQQQQPGGPMAQPVLQQPNALQQQQQQQQQQQQLSQQQDFDPVHRFKMLIPQLKESLQNLMKIASMNLAHNTSIDNGIKSSDTSVQRFDKSLEEFYALCDQLELCLRLAYECLSQSIDSAKHSPNLVPTATKPDTVQTESMSYAQYLGMIKSQISCAKDIHNALLECSKKIAGKGQPQGIM